The bacterium sequence TGGGCGCTGATACCAGCTTCCAGGAATTTGCAGACATGACAAATGAAGTGGCGGCTAATCTTTTTGGAAAACGAAGCAAAGAACAGGAGAGCGTAAAAAGCGCATGGGCCGATGTGGGGATTGAGGTGAAATGAGAATTCGTTACCGGCGAAGCGGTGGAATCGCGAACATTGTTCGCGAAGTGGAAGTGGATTCGGAACAGCTACCGCACAAATTGCAAAACGTTCTTAGAACTCTGGAAAGCTCGGGTCCACTCGAACCGGCGCGATCGGACGATTTTTATCATGAGCTTGAATTTGAGGACGGCCGTAAGATTCGGTGCACCGATTCCCTCTGCCCTCCCGATGTCCTCGAATTATTTGACTATTTAGCGCAAAGTTAATCAGAGGGCGAAGTTGTTGAGAAATTCAGTTGAGCGCGGACTTCCAGTCCGTAATAGCGCGTTAACTCGACCAGCTTTTTGCGGGCAAGGATGCCTGCGCTCCCACTAGAAAAACCAGCTCTTCGAATTTTTCAACAACCTCGCCTGTCCCCGATGACAGTTTTCCTGGACATTTCCCGCTATTATTTAATGAGTGGTCCTTAAGTGCTAAAATTAAAAGATATTTGTGAAATCGAGGTGAACCAATGGCGCTGAGAATTAACAGCGAAGCTCCGAACTTTACGGCTGAAACGACCCAGGGCAAAGTCAATTTCCATGAATGGATTGGCGATGGCTGGGCGATCCTTTTTTCTCACCCGAAAGACTTTACTCCAGTTTGCACGACTGAACTAGGGTACATGGCGAAACTTGGACCTGAATTCGCGAAACGGAATACGAAAGTCATTGGTCTGAGTGTTGATCCCGTAACGGATCATGAAAGGTGGTCGAAGGATATTGAAGAAACACAGGGTGCCGCGATTAACTATCCGTTAATCGGCGATCCGGAACTGAACGTCGCAAAAGCTTATGACATGCTTCCGGATAATGCAGGCAACACATCGCAAGGGCGCACAGCGGCTGACAATGCAACGGTACGGTCCGTGTTTATCATCGGACCAGACAAAAAAGTCAAAGCGATGCTGACCTATCCGATGAGCACAGGACGCAATTTCGATGAAGTGTTGCGGCTCCTGGATTCCTGTCAGTTGACGGCAAAACACAAAGTGGCAACACCCGTGAACTGGAAGCATGGCGAAGATGTGATCATCGTTCCTGCTGTTTCAGACGCAGAGGCTAAGGAAAAATACCCGTCAGGTTGGAAATCTCCCAAGCCTTATATCCGCATCGTTCCGCAGCCAAAGTAGGAAGCTCTTTTTTAACGCAGAGACGCAGAGACGCAGAGAAATAAAATAGAAATATTTAGATCTCTGCGACTCCGCGTTCTCTGCGTTAAGAATTTCTTGTTAATAATTACCGTCACAGATGGCGCCGTTCCCTTCAGGGGCTTGCTGGATGCCGTCACCGCAACAATAGCGTTGGGACGGTTTGCCACCCGTTCGGCCCGAACAATCATTGCTGCAACTGTTGCAGGTTTCACCTTGTTCACACACGCCATCATTATCGCAACCTGGTGGTGGCGGTGGATCACATTCGCCTGGTTCTGGCGCGCCGCAATCGATCCCGCAATTGCAACTTGTCTCTGCGCCCTGACAAACCAGATCGCCGCAGCAGTACGAAACAGGCGGCTGTGAGCTGCAAACAAAACCTTCTGCATTGCAACGACTATCGCTGCAGCTAACGGGATTGCTGCCATCACCATCTCCGCAACAGAACCGGTTTTTCGTTGGTCCATTCTGTTTTCCGCGGCAATCCGATGCGCACGAAACACAATCTTCACCAAGCGACGGTTCGCAAACACCGTTTCCGCAACCAGGTGGCGGACTCGCGATGCAATCCGATGCGCAGTTGTTGCAATTCTCATTCGCTTCGCAAACACCATCATGATCGCAGGGATCCACAAAGCAGAAGTCACCCTCTTCATCGCAGGATTGTCCGGGACAGGGATTCGTTCCCGGCTGACAACTGCTGCTGAAGCAAGTTTCGGCGCCATTGCAGAAGAGGCCGTCATCACATTGCGCATTCGAAGTGCATCCTGCGACCTGTGAAAAGTACGCGGCTAATGCAACGTACGGTCCTTGATAGCCAATCGAATTTTCGGTGATCTCCCAGGTCATCGCGGTCCATACTGTTTGATCCGCCCAATCACGATAATATCTGTTGGACCAACCTGCATTTGCCGGTGGAATCGCCGTTCCACTGTAACTCGCATTCGGACCGCCCGGCACAAAACCGGGAGCGGGTCCGTGGGTGGAAGTCTTGTTGTCATTTACACCGTGATTATCTGTGCCTTTGTAATATGGATAATCCGGTTCGATGATAGAAGTAGGCTTGCCCATGAAATTTGTGCGGGAGTAACTGTTTGCAGAATCGCCAAACCACGCATGATAAAACTGAAAACTGGAATGGTCGCCGCCCAGCGAAGCCATGTTGGTCAGGTACATCATGTTCAACGCATTCTGTCCATGAAAGAAATGCAAGAAATCCTGCGCGTGGCGGATGCATTCTTGCGCGGTGTGAGAACCGGTTAGGCCAAGCTGCGCAGCCTTTAACAGAAACAAACCCTGGGCTGCGCGAGGCGTATTGGAGCCCCAGTGGTAGGACCAGGAAGGCATTCCGTTTCGATAAAGATCGTCGTTGCTGAAAAGATAATTTACCTGATCGCGAATGTCTTGCTGCATGTTCAGAACAACAGCAGCAGTTGCTCCCGGAGTTTGAATATAAGTTACGGCTGCATGAGTGTCGTAACGCGCGACGTTGAAAAAACGTCCTGCCCAGCTGCTTGGATAGAAATTGTCAACATAACTTTTTGCGGACGCAGTTCCTGAAGTGCGATAAATTTCAGCGGCTGCCCAGGCTTTTGTCTCACGAACCGCATCGGTTCCTGAGTCACTCTGCGTTAAGAGCCAGGCCCACGCATTATTCGCCGCAGTTTTCAGCGTATTTGAATAGGTCGTCATGCCAGCATTTGCAAACACTCGCGAAGCATATGCAAGTGTGCCCGCGAAAACGGCGCCCGATTCCATATTTGGATTCTGGTAAAAACGGACATTGGTATCGATGCTGGGAGGGGCATTGGATGCAAATCCATCCACGTGCATTTGATAAAGCACTGCTCCACTGGCGAGCTGCATTTTCAAAAACCAATCGAGCTCCCATTTGACTTCATCCAGCAGATCCGGAATTCCATTTCCGGACTCCGGAATATTTTGATCTCCATCTTTAAAGAGTCCCGGGTTATCTTCATAAGCGCGCAACAGAAAGAGTATCGCGGTTGATGCAGCTCCCCATACATACTTGTTGTAATCTCCCGCATCATGATGCCCGCCGGTCAGATTAAACGTTCCAAAATCGGTATGACCGGCCGCAGGGCGCACTGCTGTATCAGTCATATGGCACGCGGTTGCATCCGCCCAGTTGCCTGCGTGTGTTGCAGTTTTCGGTGTGTTGCAGCGCTGATAATAAAAAGTTTTCAATGCAGTTTTGAGCGCGGCATTGTACACATTTTCTTTGATTTCAAAATCGTAGGATTGCGCGTTGAGGGAGGGACTGTAGAGACGATAGATTCCGGGAGTTGTGAACACCGAGAAATCCACCCACCAGATCGTGTCGCCGGAAGGAGCGCTATCCAAACCTTTGCTTGTAATGGATCCGCCACCGCCGGGAATGGTCAGGACAACTACATCGCTGCTGTTCCTGAGTTCCACAGTTGAGCCCGGGTTTGTGGAAAAAATGGCAACCTTCACATCATTGGGGCGGTAACCAAAGTGATCGGTCTTGATGGCCTGGCTTACTGGTGCTGCATTGGCAATGGAACAGAGGATCGTAAAGATCCAGAGAAAATACAAACGGCGTGTCTTCATGTCCCCTCCTCCCTCTCGTCAACGCATTATACCAATTTTCTGTCACGGTTCCGTCAATTTTCTTGCAATGCGGTCACCAAAGTTCCTTTCCGAGGATGAATCATCTATATTGAGGAATCCTTGACATCTCTATGCATATAAACTTAACCTGTTTATATGCGAACAACAATTGACATTCCTGAAGATTTAATTGAGGAGGCACGCCGTTTGATGGGATTCAAATCAAAAACGGATACCGTGATCTTTTCTTTGCAGGAGTTAGTCAGACGGAAAAGAATCGAGGAATTGAAGAGCCTTATGGGTGCGGTTCATTTGGAAATTGACCTTCCCAAATCCCGGCGTCGGCCGGTTCGGAAACGAAAGCGGTGATTTCTATAGATACCACGGTCTGGATTGACTTCTTTCGCGGAACGAATCAGATCATCGGAAATCACGTGAAAGAATTGTTGGACCTGGATCAAGCAATGCTTACGGCTCCTGTGAAGATTGAAATACTCTCTGGCAGTCCGAAGTCTATGTTCGCCAGGCTTCGGAGCGTGCTGTCAGCTTTGCCTATCTATTATCCGGAACCGGATACCTGGAATACGATTGATCTGTGGCTGGAAGAAGCGATGAAGACCGGACAACATTTCGGATTTAGAGATCTTTTGATCGGCGCGCTCACGGTTAAACAAGAGGCACAGCTCTGGTCTCTCGATTCAGACTTCGAACGCATGAGCAAACTTGGCTGGCTTGACCTCTATAGACCGAAATTGGTTTGACTGTTTCGACAGAATGAACCTATAATTTGCATTCCACTTACTGACCGGAGAGGTGCTGGAGTGGTCGAACAGGGCTGCCTGCTAAGCAGTTATCCGGGCTAAAACTCGGATCGAGGGTTCGAATCCCTCCCTCTCCGTTTCATCCTCCGAGCCGTCACTCGTTTTGTGCCAAATTTGTGTCAGCATTTTTATCAAATGCACCACAATTCCAGGAAATCGCGATGCACAAAAGCGCATTCTAGTCACGGAAACCGCTCAAACCTGGACGCCAGCTCTGGGACTCCAGGGTTTTACTTTTTTGGCGCGGGGAAATTCATGCGCTGCAGGAGGTCTGTAAAACGTGGATCATCGCGAACCGAATCCCACAGTTGATCGGCAAACATCCCGATGAGCCAGGTGGAACGTTCTTTGTATGCCTTTTCCAACCACAAAAAAGTATGATCCTTATCTTCAAGGCCGGCGTAAACTAAGGCAACATCATACGACGAAACGTATCTTCTTTTGGACAATTCGGCGAGCTGTTTGAGTATCTCAAGGGCTTCTGCTTTCTTGTTTGCCTGTGCATATGCATGCCCTAACGCAGCAAGGACAAACGGTGTACTCGGGGCAAGAGCTTTTGCCTTTTCGAGTTGTTCGATTGCAGCCTTGTGCTTTCCGGCAACTTCATAAGTTTGACCTAACCAAACATGCGCGCGGTAATAGTTTGGATCCAATTGTAGTGTCTTGCGTAAATGGGTTATCGCTTCGTCGAAACGTCCAGCGTTCCGCAGCGTCCACCCCAGATTCGTATTAATACTGAGCGAGACCGGATCCAGTTCCAGAGCTTTTGTTCTCATCCGGTATCCTTCCTCTTTGCGATTTTGTATTCCCAGCATGTACGCATAGTTATCGTAAGCTGAGGCCAGGTTAGGATTCAGCTCAATTGCAAGTTTGTAC is a genomic window containing:
- a CDS encoding peroxiredoxin; translated protein: MALRINSEAPNFTAETTQGKVNFHEWIGDGWAILFSHPKDFTPVCTTELGYMAKLGPEFAKRNTKVIGLSVDPVTDHERWSKDIEETQGAAINYPLIGDPELNVAKAYDMLPDNAGNTSQGRTAADNATVRSVFIIGPDKKVKAMLTYPMSTGRNFDEVLRLLDSCQLTAKHKVATPVNWKHGEDVIIVPAVSDAEAKEKYPSGWKSPKPYIRIVPQPK
- a CDS encoding glycoside hydrolase family 9 protein, encoding MKTRRLYFLWIFTILCSIANAAPVSQAIKTDHFGYRPNDVKVAIFSTNPGSTVELRNSSDVVVLTIPGGGGSITSKGLDSAPSGDTIWWVDFSVFTTPGIYRLYSPSLNAQSYDFEIKENVYNAALKTALKTFYYQRCNTPKTATHAGNWADATACHMTDTAVRPAAGHTDFGTFNLTGGHHDAGDYNKYVWGAASTAILFLLRAYEDNPGLFKDGDQNIPESGNGIPDLLDEVKWELDWFLKMQLASGAVLYQMHVDGFASNAPPSIDTNVRFYQNPNMESGAVFAGTLAYASRVFANAGMTTYSNTLKTAANNAWAWLLTQSDSGTDAVRETKAWAAAEIYRTSGTASAKSYVDNFYPSSWAGRFFNVARYDTHAAVTYIQTPGATAAVVLNMQQDIRDQVNYLFSNDDLYRNGMPSWSYHWGSNTPRAAQGLFLLKAAQLGLTGSHTAQECIRHAQDFLHFFHGQNALNMMYLTNMASLGGDHSSFQFYHAWFGDSANSYSRTNFMGKPTSIIEPDYPYYKGTDNHGVNDNKTSTHGPAPGFVPGGPNASYSGTAIPPANAGWSNRYYRDWADQTVWTAMTWEITENSIGYQGPYVALAAYFSQVAGCTSNAQCDDGLFCNGAETCFSSSCQPGTNPCPGQSCDEEGDFCFVDPCDHDGVCEANENCNNCASDCIASPPPGCGNGVCEPSLGEDCVSCASDCRGKQNGPTKNRFCCGDGDGSNPVSCSDSRCNAEGFVCSSQPPVSYCCGDLVCQGAETSCNCGIDCGAPEPGECDPPPPPGCDNDGVCEQGETCNSCSNDCSGRTGGKPSQRYCCGDGIQQAPEGNGAICDGNY
- a CDS encoding type II toxin-antitoxin system VapB family antitoxin — translated: MRTTIDIPEDLIEEARRLMGFKSKTDTVIFSLQELVRRKRIEELKSLMGAVHLEIDLPKSRRRPVRKRKR